Proteins found in one Nocardia brasiliensis ATCC 700358 genomic segment:
- the cas6e gene encoding type I-E CRISPR-associated protein Cas6/Cse3/CasE, with product MAYMSRIWINPLRDGARRLILSPQVAHAAVLGGISAQPIDERVLWRLDHETPHRSALLVLSETKPSWDHIVEQAGWTDAEIPQASIKSYLPLLDRVTVGALFRFKVRASPTYATRQMSELSEAQQRRLAGPRPRGVRLPHRSEERQYTWFADRATPKWGFAIETDEFGRPVLAITERQRVSFRKRRDAGHQVTLHTATYEGILRVTDAEMARHCLLHGVGTARGYGCGLVSVAPLDGEIRATR from the coding sequence ATGGCCTATATGTCCCGTATCTGGATCAACCCCCTTCGAGATGGCGCTCGGCGTCTGATTCTCAGCCCGCAGGTGGCACATGCTGCGGTATTGGGCGGGATCAGCGCCCAGCCAATAGATGAGCGGGTGTTGTGGCGTCTCGATCACGAAACACCGCACCGGAGTGCCCTTTTGGTGCTTTCCGAAACGAAACCATCCTGGGATCACATCGTGGAGCAGGCGGGCTGGACCGACGCCGAGATACCCCAGGCTTCCATCAAGTCCTATCTGCCATTGCTGGACCGGGTCACGGTCGGCGCATTGTTCCGGTTCAAGGTGCGCGCCAGTCCGACTTATGCCACTAGGCAGATGTCCGAACTCTCAGAGGCCCAACAACGTCGCCTCGCTGGGCCGCGCCCACGTGGCGTGCGACTGCCCCACCGGAGCGAAGAACGGCAGTACACGTGGTTCGCGGATCGAGCGACGCCGAAGTGGGGTTTCGCGATCGAAACCGACGAATTCGGGAGGCCGGTGTTGGCGATCACCGAGCGGCAGCGGGTGTCGTTTCGAAAGAGGCGTGACGCCGGCCATCAGGTCACGCTGCACACCGCTACCTACGAGGGGATCCTGCGGGTCACCGACGCGGAAATGGCGCGGCACTGTTTGCTGCACGGTGTGGGAACTGCGCGCGGTTATGGCTGTGGACTTGTCTCCGTCGCGCCGTTGGACGGTGAAATTCGCGCGACTCGTTGA
- the cas5e gene encoding type I-E CRISPR-associated protein Cas5/CasD, with protein sequence MAELADGTPRCLVLRLAGPLQSWGSQSRYNRRDTAAEPTKSGIIGLLAAATSRARGADITDLVALRLGVRTDEPGTLLRDFHTVSDYRGQPLPAAGVNAHGAQRRASVGDGAKKYHVTSRFYLQDAVFVAALGGEPELLDTLWHALRLPGYPLALGRRSCPPTLPLHLAAPGGPLWTGTPESVLARVPWQPRNTRRWTPERPASAYRTLPVVLDDPDGTEIRGDLPVSFASRERRFQARLVRRTSVTVPTLIDGAIASTPPAWLDLLD encoded by the coding sequence ATGGCTGAGCTTGCCGACGGCACGCCCCGGTGTCTGGTGTTGCGGCTGGCCGGACCGCTGCAATCGTGGGGCAGTCAGAGTAGATACAACCGCCGTGACACTGCGGCCGAACCGACCAAGAGCGGGATCATCGGACTGCTCGCCGCCGCGACCAGCCGGGCACGCGGTGCCGACATCACGGATCTGGTCGCGCTGCGCCTTGGAGTACGCACAGACGAGCCGGGTACATTGCTGCGTGACTTCCACACCGTGAGCGACTATCGCGGACAGCCGTTGCCGGCAGCTGGGGTGAATGCTCACGGCGCGCAGCGCAGAGCTTCGGTCGGCGACGGAGCGAAAAAGTACCATGTCACCAGTCGGTTCTACCTGCAGGACGCGGTTTTCGTAGCAGCTCTCGGCGGCGAGCCGGAGTTGCTCGACACACTGTGGCACGCGCTGCGGCTCCCGGGCTATCCCTTGGCCCTCGGCCGTCGCAGCTGTCCGCCGACACTACCGCTGCACTTGGCTGCCCCGGGCGGACCGTTGTGGACCGGCACCCCGGAATCGGTGCTGGCGCGGGTTCCGTGGCAGCCGCGCAACACCAGGCGCTGGACTCCGGAACGGCCGGCCTCGGCATACCGGACCCTGCCGGTTGTGCTCGATGATCCGGACGGGACCGAAATCCGGGGCGATCTACCAGTCAGTTTCGCGTCTCGGGAGCGGCGCTTCCAGGCCAGGCTGGTGCGTCGCACATCAGTGACCGTGCCCACCCTCATCGACGGTGCCATCGCGTCGACACCACCCGCATGGCTCGACCTCCTGGATTGA
- the cas7e gene encoding type I-E CRISPR-associated protein Cas7/Cse4/CasC encodes MASSNTYVDVHVLHSVPPSNPNRDDNGSPKHAQYGGARRARVSSQAWKRATRVRMASDGVEPESARSTRTKRIGALVATRLADVAGIDAAAATRITNAMLATLHITPGRRPSETAYLLYFGRAQVDRLVALVADRAAELAILDNVRLAAAVAPLDVRAQLGSGHPVDVALFGRMIAQVPQLNIDAAVQVAHALSTHRVEVEFDFFTALDDEKPQAEGAGAEMVDAAEFNSALYYRFASIGMDQLVANLDGDAAAALQAVQRFLPAFVKSVPNGRQSSFAHHTPPFLTSVAVRDCPVNLISAFERPVRSGDGLAIDSAVRFAKAFEEARDLWGYPAIGVSSTYPGEYADRLSKVLGEPLSFRDTVAGVLGMLAERQWTRDG; translated from the coding sequence ATGGCGAGCAGTAACACCTATGTAGATGTCCACGTCTTGCACAGCGTGCCGCCATCGAATCCGAACCGGGACGACAACGGAAGCCCCAAACACGCGCAGTACGGCGGCGCGCGGCGGGCACGGGTGTCATCCCAGGCATGGAAGCGCGCGACGCGGGTGAGAATGGCCAGCGACGGCGTGGAACCAGAGTCTGCGAGATCGACCAGGACGAAGCGGATCGGCGCGCTGGTCGCCACCAGGCTCGCAGATGTGGCCGGGATCGACGCGGCGGCGGCCACGCGGATCACCAACGCGATGTTGGCCACGTTGCACATCACGCCGGGGCGGCGCCCCTCGGAGACGGCGTATCTGCTGTATTTCGGACGTGCACAGGTAGATCGGCTTGTAGCGCTGGTAGCCGACCGCGCGGCGGAACTCGCCATCCTCGACAACGTCCGGCTGGCCGCGGCCGTCGCCCCGCTGGACGTGCGTGCGCAGCTAGGCAGCGGTCATCCGGTCGATGTCGCATTGTTCGGGCGAATGATTGCTCAGGTGCCACAGCTCAACATCGATGCCGCGGTGCAGGTCGCCCATGCGCTGTCCACGCACCGAGTGGAGGTGGAGTTCGATTTCTTCACCGCGCTCGATGACGAGAAACCTCAGGCCGAGGGGGCAGGTGCCGAGATGGTGGACGCCGCCGAATTCAACTCCGCGTTGTACTACCGGTTCGCGTCGATCGGAATGGATCAGCTGGTGGCGAACCTGGACGGCGATGCGGCCGCCGCGTTACAGGCGGTTCAGCGATTTCTACCCGCCTTCGTCAAATCGGTGCCGAACGGACGGCAAAGCAGCTTCGCCCACCACACGCCGCCCTTTCTCACCAGCGTCGCGGTGCGGGATTGTCCGGTCAATCTGATCTCGGCGTTCGAGCGCCCGGTGCGATCCGGCGACGGTCTAGCCATCGACTCGGCGGTTCGGTTCGCCAAGGCTTTCGAGGAGGCTCGTGATCTCTGGGGCTATCCGGCGATCGGTGTCAGCTCGACCTACCCCGGTGAGTATGCGGACCGACTGTCGAAGGTACTAGGGGAGCCGCTGTCGTTTCGCGACACGGTGGCCGGTGTGCTCGGGATGCTCGCGGAACGACAATGGACCCGCGATGGCTGA
- the casB gene encoding type I-E CRISPR-associated protein Cse2/CasB yields MSAQPAVGFDGFYWSDRAAWGGRRPPALVLVGLRRAAAQPPGTSPSMWPYLSTLTRNGFVGDDLHAEHIALGIFAAHQRVRRDPVHVQGREFAAVLGRVRAHDPGMTPGLDRRFAAAATSATRTELATHLHSLIARLRPLRKSGFDYDQLYQDIRDWEDQELSPQIRRRWESRYFIAERASAGHPVTAFLTSLNTQELHGEQ; encoded by the coding sequence ATGAGCGCACAGCCCGCCGTCGGATTCGACGGCTTCTATTGGAGCGATCGTGCTGCGTGGGGTGGTCGGCGCCCCCCGGCGCTCGTCCTGGTCGGATTGCGCCGTGCCGCTGCCCAGCCGCCCGGCACGTCGCCGAGTATGTGGCCGTATCTGTCGACGCTGACCCGCAACGGGTTCGTGGGTGATGATCTGCATGCCGAGCACATAGCGCTCGGAATTTTCGCCGCGCACCAGCGCGTTCGGCGGGATCCGGTCCATGTCCAAGGCCGGGAGTTCGCCGCTGTGCTGGGGCGTGTGCGTGCTCACGATCCTGGAATGACCCCAGGGTTGGATCGGCGTTTCGCCGCCGCTGCCACCAGCGCGACGCGTACCGAACTCGCGACTCATCTACACAGTCTGATCGCGCGCTTGCGCCCTCTACGCAAGAGCGGGTTCGACTACGACCAGCTCTACCAAGATATACGCGACTGGGAAGACCAGGAGCTGTCGCCACAAATTCGCCGACGGTGGGAATCTCGATATTTCATTGCCGAGCGGGCCAGTGCGGGGCACCCGGTCACCGCCTTCTTGACTTCACTGAACACTCAGGAGCTTCATGGCGAGCAGTAA
- the casA gene encoding type I-E CRISPR-associated protein Cse1/CasA, with product MTESVPETFNLTIEPWIPIVRHGSPAELSLTDTLLDAADIELALTDPLEAVALLRHVLLPVYWRIQAPPRAAYEWGARWADTGLRCPGPLIRRYLHDHRARFELFGAVPFGQAASLRTTRGAVKSAAILVLSMPVGNNVPLFEARTDDDPPALSPGQAVRALLALQCWDTAGVKSAAIDDPHARAGKAYGNPTGPLGQFGAVVPIGRTLAETLLLNTPVLPDGLNPADLPPWESPPATSQYSTRAAVGPIDLLTWQARRVRLIPRIESDGRTVVRHAVVTRGDRLTEIPTAHELHAMWSDSATTAGMRPIRHQLDRQLWREAPAVLATTNSTATGLRSSRLLTDLAHHVVRRSIPFSTPIHLLAVGVSYGSRSAVIDDAGSATMPLPLAALLDHSMTRHTMLAIAVEADRLRVAMIAFTNDLRIAAGARPRPWGVGDDPGEALMYRLTELAEQLLRLMQRRPECAQLALRLWRLQAKQVSLEAAAAVLDGAPDRGCLGVLQQDSRPGHAIRRQNASTASQRFYNVVTQLLAVDDPGESEPK from the coding sequence ATGACAGAATCGGTGCCCGAAACTTTCAATCTCACCATCGAGCCGTGGATCCCCATTGTTCGTCATGGCTCCCCGGCGGAACTTTCGCTGACGGATACCCTGCTGGATGCTGCGGATATCGAACTGGCGCTGACTGACCCGCTAGAAGCGGTGGCCTTGCTGCGCCACGTGCTTCTGCCGGTCTACTGGAGGATTCAGGCTCCGCCGCGGGCGGCCTACGAGTGGGGGGCCCGCTGGGCGGACACCGGACTGCGCTGTCCGGGGCCGCTCATTCGTCGTTACCTACACGATCATCGTGCGCGCTTCGAACTGTTCGGTGCGGTGCCGTTCGGGCAGGCGGCATCCTTGCGTACCACCCGAGGCGCCGTCAAATCCGCTGCCATCCTGGTGCTGTCCATGCCTGTGGGCAACAATGTGCCGCTGTTCGAGGCCAGAACCGACGACGATCCGCCTGCGCTTTCGCCAGGACAGGCCGTGCGTGCATTGCTTGCGCTGCAGTGCTGGGACACCGCTGGAGTCAAATCGGCAGCGATCGACGACCCTCACGCGAGGGCAGGTAAGGCCTACGGGAATCCCACCGGACCACTCGGCCAATTCGGTGCGGTCGTGCCGATCGGCCGGACGCTGGCGGAAACTCTACTGCTCAATACCCCTGTACTGCCCGACGGCCTGAATCCTGCCGATCTTCCGCCCTGGGAATCCCCGCCTGCGACAAGCCAGTACAGCACCCGGGCCGCGGTGGGGCCGATCGACCTGTTGACCTGGCAAGCTCGCAGGGTTCGGCTGATCCCTCGCATCGAGTCCGACGGCCGTACGGTGGTGCGGCACGCCGTCGTCACGCGCGGTGACCGGTTGACCGAGATCCCGACCGCTCACGAACTGCACGCGATGTGGTCGGACAGTGCGACCACCGCGGGAATGCGGCCGATTCGCCATCAGCTCGACCGGCAATTGTGGCGCGAGGCGCCCGCGGTGCTCGCCACCACGAATTCCACGGCCACCGGGTTACGGTCGTCACGACTGCTGACGGATTTGGCCCACCACGTGGTTCGGCGGTCGATTCCGTTCAGCACGCCGATACATCTTCTGGCCGTCGGCGTTTCGTACGGGAGCAGGTCGGCGGTCATCGATGACGCCGGCAGCGCCACGATGCCGTTGCCGCTTGCGGCGCTGCTCGATCACTCGATGACCCGCCATACGATGCTCGCGATCGCTGTCGAGGCGGACCGGCTCCGTGTGGCGATGATCGCTTTCACTAATGACCTCCGGATCGCGGCCGGTGCCCGTCCGCGGCCGTGGGGTGTCGGCGATGATCCCGGAGAAGCCTTGATGTATCGGCTGACCGAGCTGGCCGAACAACTTCTGCGCTTGATGCAGCGCCGCCCGGAGTGTGCGCAGCTGGCGTTGCGGCTCTGGCGTCTGCAGGCGAAACAGGTCAGCCTCGAGGCAGCGGCGGCCGTGCTGGACGGCGCGCCAGATCGTGGTTGTCTCGGTGTGCTGCAACAGGATTCACGACCGGGCCACGCGATCCGGCGGCAGAATGCCAGCACCGCGTCCCAGCGGTTCTACAACGTGGTGACGCAGTTACTGGCTGTCGATGACCCGGGCGAAAGTGAGCCGAAGTGA
- a CDS encoding DUF4254 domain-containing protein, which yields MDEFVPPTALQRFRTGHEAGVARQIALPSARELVSALFGRHVAAHPLSRWACQLADLHDPQADPGHVSAAQICDLVHEIDLWIELHVPQHRLGAALHTETLGTVIDHIAATQNRIHAELSGWHGSDCPPLRAAWHRLAELVDSYDDLVHDVVRGVRRLPAPARGG from the coding sequence ATGGACGAATTCGTGCCGCCTACGGCCTTGCAGCGGTTCCGAACGGGTCACGAAGCCGGCGTGGCGCGACAGATCGCGCTGCCTTCCGCGCGTGAGTTGGTGTCGGCCCTCTTCGGCCGACATGTCGCGGCGCACCCGCTCAGCCGGTGGGCCTGTCAATTGGCGGACCTGCACGACCCGCAAGCTGATCCCGGTCACGTCAGCGCCGCCCAGATCTGCGATCTGGTACACGAGATCGATCTATGGATCGAGTTGCACGTGCCGCAGCATCGCCTCGGTGCCGCGCTGCACACCGAAACGCTCGGTACGGTGATCGACCACATCGCGGCCACGCAGAACCGGATCCATGCGGAGTTGTCCGGCTGGCACGGTTCGGACTGTCCGCCCCTGCGCGCGGCCTGGCATCGGCTGGCGGAGCTGGTCGACTCCTACGATGACCTGGTCCACGACGTGGTTCGCGGCGTTCGACGACTCCCTGCGCCCGCGCGAGGTGGGTGA
- a CDS encoding MerR family transcriptional regulator — MRMAELSRVSGIPTATIKYYQRAGLMHSGEIVKPNQAIYDESHLRRLALIRALIDVGGLSISQTQQVLAAIDSPDLPVRQVLNVFQRSMSRVVPIDECDSVDALPDGPYVQDELARLADARRLVDELVDRWGWQVAPDNPMRGSVAGVIAPFAHLLPTAFENKDLLDAYAEAVSLIARADLCEVAKGRDRESMLEIATIGTVLGDALLAALRRLAQVDVAARWSAARGESHAAPPDSTHSGRDGRRHQSGRNGRALSADAPIGGDGQPGASLEA; from the coding sequence ATGCGCATGGCCGAACTCAGTCGCGTGAGCGGTATCCCAACCGCGACGATCAAGTACTACCAGCGTGCCGGTTTGATGCACAGCGGTGAGATCGTCAAGCCGAACCAGGCCATTTACGACGAGAGTCACCTGCGCAGGCTCGCGCTGATCCGTGCGCTGATCGACGTCGGCGGACTGTCCATCTCTCAGACGCAACAGGTGCTGGCCGCGATCGACAGTCCGGACCTACCGGTGCGCCAGGTGCTCAACGTGTTTCAGCGATCGATGAGCCGGGTCGTGCCGATCGACGAGTGCGACAGCGTCGACGCGTTGCCGGACGGTCCCTACGTGCAGGACGAGTTGGCGCGGCTAGCCGATGCCCGACGGCTGGTGGATGAGCTGGTCGACCGCTGGGGCTGGCAGGTCGCTCCGGATAATCCGATGCGGGGCAGCGTCGCGGGGGTGATCGCGCCGTTCGCTCATCTGCTGCCGACAGCCTTCGAGAACAAGGATCTGCTCGATGCGTACGCGGAGGCCGTGAGTCTTATCGCTCGCGCTGACCTGTGTGAGGTGGCCAAGGGGCGCGATCGGGAATCGATGCTGGAAATCGCCACCATCGGCACGGTGCTGGGCGATGCACTGCTCGCGGCGCTGCGTAGGTTGGCGCAGGTGGATGTCGCGGCCCGTTGGTCCGCGGCTCGCGGCGAGTCACATGCCGCGCCGCCGGATTCGACGCACTCGGGTCGAGATGGCCGACGACATCAGTCCGGCAGAAATGGCCGTGCGCTGAGTGCAGACGCTCCCATAGGTGGCGACGGCCAGCCCGGTGCGTCCCTGGAAGCATAA
- a CDS encoding SPFH domain-containing protein, protein MAALEEQPVFGSRFEQNQLVYKCPELVFARDTEVVVQASELLLIAGSAHHTLILGPGRYHLDTLDLPRVALPDQPTSEGSGLRAELYFVTTHALSGIKFGGPLADVVDPDSEQVVSLRVFGEFSPAIHDVALLIAALAGGASPAGTVTELRAWCSGVVLKTLKVTVTQGISCGQWAVLELSAHAMDIEALVVQHVNSVFGRYGLQISALGYFDVTLAPRDAERLKQLALDLKYLRLTGTLSRLPDPRAVGADTGYPDEQPARENRAHLQKFCATCGSQLTPNARFCGMCGTPVSEQ, encoded by the coding sequence ATGGCGGCCCTCGAGGAACAGCCGGTCTTCGGCTCGCGGTTCGAGCAGAATCAGCTCGTCTACAAGTGTCCTGAGCTGGTTTTCGCACGCGATACCGAAGTGGTCGTGCAGGCTTCCGAGCTCTTACTCATCGCCGGATCGGCGCACCACACCCTCATACTCGGGCCGGGGCGATACCATCTGGACACCCTAGATCTACCCCGGGTCGCCCTCCCCGACCAGCCGACATCGGAAGGAAGCGGCCTGCGGGCCGAGTTGTACTTCGTCACCACGCACGCACTGTCCGGCATCAAATTCGGGGGGCCGCTGGCCGACGTCGTGGACCCGGACAGCGAGCAGGTGGTCTCACTGCGGGTGTTCGGCGAGTTCAGCCCCGCGATCCACGACGTGGCGCTGTTGATCGCTGCTCTTGCAGGAGGCGCGAGCCCCGCGGGTACAGTCACCGAACTGCGCGCATGGTGCTCAGGTGTGGTGCTCAAAACGCTCAAGGTGACCGTCACTCAGGGTATCTCCTGCGGCCAGTGGGCGGTGCTCGAGCTCTCCGCGCACGCGATGGACATCGAAGCCCTGGTCGTGCAACACGTCAACTCGGTGTTCGGCCGGTACGGCTTGCAGATTTCAGCCCTCGGCTATTTCGATGTCACCTTGGCGCCCCGCGACGCGGAGCGCCTCAAGCAATTGGCCTTGGACCTGAAGTACTTGCGACTGACCGGCACACTCAGCCGACTGCCCGACCCCCGTGCGGTCGGAGCCGATACTGGGTACCCGGACGAGCAACCTGCTCGTGAGAATCGTGCTCACCTGCAGAAATTTTGCGCGACCTGCGGTAGTCAGCTCACGCCGAACGCGAGGTTCTGCGGCATGTGCGGGACGCCGGTCTCCGAGCAGTGA